The Deltaproteobacteria bacterium nucleotide sequence GTTATAAATGCATTCTTAAATATTTTCTGGGCTATCCTCTCTGATTCTTTCCTTTCCGCTATGGTTTTATACGTTTTGCGTCGAAATGAACGAGAGCCAGACGTTTTGCATCAGCTTCTCCGGCGATTCTTGCAGCAGTTTCCGGGTTCAGATGGGGCCAGTTTTCAGAAAACTGACCACTTTTATATGCGCATTCGGCGATCAGGAGATCTGCCGATCTTGCCAGAAGAGGAGCATTATCACAGTAACCGGTATCGGGGCAGTAACTGATTACCGTATCTTCTATTTCAATCCTGTATCCTAAAGTTAGTGAAGGATGAAGGAGCGGCCTGGATTCAACTCTGAACGGAAGCTTGATATGCTCTTCCGGCAACTCATATATAATTACTGCATAGGGGAGTTGTGAGAAGGGTGCCGTGAAAGGTTTATTGATAAATATTCCCAGAATATCTCTTGTTCCGGCAGGACCGCAGATGGTCAGACCATGGGAGAAATTGAATTTCATCAGGGTGTGTAAGCCCACAATGTGATCTAAATGAAAATGGCTGAGGAATAAGTAGACGGGCTTCTTAATTCCTTCAGGGATATACTGGTCAATTTTATAAAGTCCGTTTCCGGCATCAAGGATAATCTCATAATCCTTTGTTCTTATGAGAATGCAAATGGTATTTCCGGTGTCAGTATCATACCAGCCGTTTGTACCTAGGAAGATCACTCTCATGCGTCCATTCCCAACCTTTCAAGCCCCCAGGATCTTTTTTTTTGCTTTGTCGAATATATTTTTCTGAAAACCGGGGTAACCGGGAATAGTCTGGTTCAAATACTTATTGATATACTGACTGTCATAGAGCAGCATTCTTTCAAATTCTTCTGCTTTACCATATTTTTCCAAATTATTTTTAACCTCATGGCAGAAAATTTCTTCAAGTCGGCGTGCATAATCTTTGGTAAGCTGTCTCAGGAATTCCTGGTCGTTTCCTTGTAATTTACCTTCCTGGAACATTTCGCGAATCCATTGTCGTGCAGTTTCTTCAAACATGTGCGTATCCCCAAAAAATACCCCAAAATATGTAGATTTTTGTGGTATTGAGAAACAAATGGTATGGATTTATTTATCTCTTTTCACCGTCGAATTCAGGAGATTCCACGTCAATAAAGATTCCCTCAGTGCCGGCAGGAGATACATCAACCCTCTCCTCGCGCCTCCCGGGGTCATCAGTGTTATATCCTTGCCAATCAATCCTGAAATGTCTGTCTTTACATTGTTCCTTGCGATTCATCTTTAGTGTGTTTCATGGTTTATATTAAGGTTTCATCATATGGAGGATGATAACTTTTTTAGTTTAAGGATGTTCAGTTTCTCAACACCTCTTGTGTCATATAATTTTCTGAATCTCAGAAGTTCCTTATACATACTTTACCATTATTAATAAAGTTAAGTATAGAAAAGTGATAGATGGTTGTCAATGATAATCCGGTGTTATTTTAAGACAATACTTGTGGGATGCAATTCCGGTCAAGAAAAGGTTTGGTTCAGTATCCAATGTATGAAATATAATTTTTCGCTTGTAGAGAGGTAAGACGCTTTCATTTTTATAGAATCATTCTTAGTTCTGTGGTATGAAAAAAAAGCATTTCACTACAGATGAGACAAATCGACCTGTTGTCTGAATCGGTAATGGAAAACCATCAGACTCAAATAGTATCAATACAATCTATTTTTTTGCGCTCAGAACCATAATTCCAGGTACTGCAAAGGTACTGCAAAGGAGACTTTTGTAGGGACAACCGGCTGTCAAAAATGCCATGAGAAGGAGGGGAGTCATGTTGGCTTTAGAAGGTATCAGGGTGTTGGATCTTTCAAACTATGTTCCCGGCGCCCTTTGTACGATGATCATTGCGGATTTCGGAGCCGAGGTCATCAAGGTTGAGCCTGCCAAACCCTTTCCGCTGGGAGAAATGGGATATTCACCGAAGGGGGAGGATAAGAGAAAAGAAGCGGCTTATTTCGCACTCAACCGGAATAAGAAGTGCATTGGTCTCAATCTCCGTTCGGAGGCCGGTCAGCAAATTTTTTACCGAATGGCGAAGGAAGCTGATGTCGTCATCGAAGGCTACAGACCCGGTGTAGTAGACAGGCTCGGCGTCGATTACGAGACCATCAGAAAAATCAATCCAAGGATCATCTACTGCTCACTCAGCGGATACGGGCAGGACGGCCCTTACCGTCTCCTGTCGGGACATGATATCAATTACATCTCTATCGCCGGCGTCCTGGGTCTCCTGGGAACAAGGGAGGGTCCGCCGATGATTCCTTTGAATTTAATTGCAGATTTTGCCGGTGTTTCTCTCTATGGAGCTATTGGAATCCTCCTCGCAATCCTGGCGAGAAACAAAACGGGGGAAGGGCAGTACATTGACCATACTTATTTGGAGGGGGCTGTTCATCTTATGACATGGTTTACTCATCGCTATTTCATGGATGGAACGATGCTGAAAAGAGGGGAATCCTGGGCTCACGGCGCCTACCCGTACTACGGGGTTTATAAGACGAAAGACGGGGGATATCTCAGCATCGGATGCCTGGAGCCGCATTTCTGGGACAATCTCTGCGACGTGCTGGGCAAAGAGGAATTCAAGGCGTACAAGTGGGATATGGAGATGACTTACCGTCCGCCTGATGAAAAGCATGATGAGATACGGACCTTCCTGGAACAGACCTTTCTCACGAAGACGAGGGATGAATGGTTCGACACTCTCGCCGGGAAGGATATTCCCGTGGGCAAGGTGTACTCGACAGATGAGGTTTTTACCGACCCGCAGATTGTGCATCGCAAGATGGTAATTGAGGTTGAACACCCGACGCTGGGGAGTGTCAGACAGATCGGCATCCTTCCCAAGCTTTCGGAAACCCCAGGCCGGGTGAGAAGTTTGGCCCCTATGCATGGAGAGCATACAGATGCGATTTTAAAAGGGCTGGGCTACGGCGATGAGGAGATAGATACGTTTCGGCGGGAAGGAAATGTGGGATAATTGAATTTCCAGAATGGAGCATTTTAAATGTCTGAAAAATTAACCGG carries:
- a CDS encoding ribonuclease Z yields the protein MRVIFLGTNGWYDTDTGNTICILIRTKDYEIILDAGNGLYKIDQYIPEGIKKPVYLFLSHFHLDHIVGLHTLMKFNFSHGLTICGPAGTRDILGIFINKPFTAPFSQLPYAVIIYELPEEHIKLPFRVESRPLLHPSLTLGYRIEIEDTVISYCPDTGYCDNAPLLARSADLLIAECAYKSGQFSENWPHLNPETAARIAGEADAKRLALVHFDAKRIKP
- a CDS encoding CaiB/BaiF CoA-transferase family protein, whose product is MLALEGIRVLDLSNYVPGALCTMIIADFGAEVIKVEPAKPFPLGEMGYSPKGEDKRKEAAYFALNRNKKCIGLNLRSEAGQQIFYRMAKEADVVIEGYRPGVVDRLGVDYETIRKINPRIIYCSLSGYGQDGPYRLLSGHDINYISIAGVLGLLGTREGPPMIPLNLIADFAGVSLYGAIGILLAILARNKTGEGQYIDHTYLEGAVHLMTWFTHRYFMDGTMLKRGESWAHGAYPYYGVYKTKDGGYLSIGCLEPHFWDNLCDVLGKEEFKAYKWDMEMTYRPPDEKHDEIRTFLEQTFLTKTRDEWFDTLAGKDIPVGKVYSTDEVFTDPQIVHRKMVIEVEHPTLGSVRQIGILPKLSETPGRVRSLAPMHGEHTDAILKGLGYGDEEIDTFRREGNVG